The following proteins come from a genomic window of Manduca sexta isolate Smith_Timp_Sample1 chromosome 6, JHU_Msex_v1.0, whole genome shotgun sequence:
- the LOC115452908 gene encoding vesicle-associated membrane protein 2, with protein MAAEGGTPGGLAPAEPQTGPDGEIIGGPRTPQQIAAQRRLQQTQAQVDEVVDIMKANVEKVLDRDAKLSELDDRADALQQGASQFEQQAKSLKNKFWLQNLKMMIIMGVIGVVIVGLLFVRYRGTAKDDSEPAVTSGVHGVPVNNTATAVNKH; from the exons AT GGCTGCAGAAGGTGGAACTCCGGGCGGTTTGGCCCCAGCTGAACCTCAGACCGGGCCCGATGGCGAGATCATCGGCGGACCGCGCACGCCGCAGCAGATCGCGGCCCAGCGAAGGCTACAACAGACCCAGGCACAAGTCGACGAG GTAGTGGACATCATGAAGGCCAATGTAGAGAAGGTGCTTGACAGAGATGCCAAGTTATCAGAATTAGATGATAGGGCAG atgcTCTTCAACAAGGCGCTTCACAATTCGAGCAACAGGCAAAGAGCTTAAAGAACAAATTCTGGCTGCAAAATCTAAAG atgatgataataatgGGTGTGATTGGGGTTGTGATAGTAGGTTTACTATTTG TTCGATACCGCGGTACCGCCAAGGACGATAGCGAGCCAGCAGTCACCTCTGGCGTCCACGGCGTACCTGTCAATAACACTGCGACTGCAGTGAATAAACATT GA